The genome window CGCGCGGCCCCCATCCCTGcccctcttcatcttcacaccTCCGCTGCTGTTCTCGTCCTACCTCAACCTGTCCGGCTATCCAACCGGCAGTGCTGGTCTAACCGCTGCCTGGTCGGGACTCTACGTGCTGTTGGCTCTGCGACGACGTCAGCCTTTCCGTGGTCGGTTCTCGGTCCGAGGGGTCGTGCGTGGCACGGCTATTGGATTGGGGGCCGCGAACTGCGTTGCTGGTGGTTGGGTCTATGCTAATGGTGAttttgagaaggatgagaaggctAGAGTAGACAGGAACCGATGGGGGAACTAGGATTAGCGTTGTGTTGGCTGTATGATAGATGTTGTACGATATGTTTGATGTATGGGAGCGTGGATTGAGACTTTAGGAGCCGTTGGTCCGGCAGTTGGGTGTGTCGATTATGAATGAAGATGCATATGCGTCACGACAATGAACATTTGTCTATCAATTTCACATGGCCAGGATAACAAACTAGCGCCAGCAAACCTCACAATACTGTAACCCTTCGCAGTGACTCACAAGTCATCTCCCGTATATCTGAGACAAAGCAAATTTCTGCGTAACATCTTCTCATAGTAGAAACTGCCAGTCATGAAGTTGCAATGCTTCAAGACAGGGTCAGATCATAAAGCAACACGAATCTCGACAGGCATCGGGAACGAGCTTACCACCAACAATTGTTCGCAATACGAGACGGCGAGGCAGATTTACATAAACCGAAGCGACCCTGACATACATGATGAGCCCGTCATCTAGAACATGCAGAATGTTCCTTTATAAGCTGGAGTGGTAATTGACTCTATTCCCATGTTGCTGTTGTGGCTGACACATGTTGCAGTGACACCCAAATATagcatcaccagcctcaatcCTACCCAAGTGTGTTAGTCATGCTGTCCAGAGGATCAGATGAGTCAGATGGATATATATTGAAGGGGTTGCGATGCTTTGCTATCGCATATGGGACTTGAGAAAGATAACTTGGGCTTCCTTTATCATTACGATGAGTGAGACCTCCATCTTTTAGCCCAAGGCATAAACTTAAGCTTATAGCTCTAATCACGGGAGCATTGCCAGCATCGCATGTGTTGGAACTCATAAGTGATAGCacttttttcttctgctATTTTACCCAACGCCCTGCTATCCAGGTATCATCAGTAGGTATCTATTAATACAGTTCAAATACTGTATTCCAATGCGCCTTTTGCTTCTCCCATCACATCAACAAGCAAACACATGCCTCTGTCGAAAAGGGAAATCTCCAGCCCAAAGTCTAGCATTCAGTGCCTCTCCATCTCTTTAGAATAAAACGCCAGTCCGGAAGACATTCTCAGCCCTTGATTCGTCTCCCAAAACCCATACGGCCCTTGCCGTCAAATGCATAGTAAGTCATGAGTAGAAAAAACCTCGACACATCTGGTTTTCGAGTGGTAAATATGAAATCCTTCTCTTGGTGGCTCAGACACGTCGTCGCTGTCTGCCGAATCGAGGTTGTTATAAGTAAAAGGGAAAGTATCGGTTGTACATGTGTAGTTTGTGAAAAGAGCTTTTTCGTGTTCGATTGAACTTTTCGGGGGGTGAGATGATCAAAGTTTTGTTGGGATGTCGTTATCGACCGTCGCCGACTGGCCAAGGTCAGAGAAGTAGATGATCGGGTCTTGTCGCTGTGCTCAGTTTTGATCCTGACATgaagaacaacagcaagaCAAAAGTTGTGAGGAAGACGGCTCGAAAAAATGTGCGCGGTTGAAACCGACTGCGATTTTTGTAGACGTCTTTTGTCACGTTGGGAATTGGATTCGAAATTCCCAAACTTGAGACCTGGAAGTCATCAAGATAGTTGACATCGCATTCACGGGCCTTTGGCTCGGCGTAGCTCTTGTACTCTGCCACGACGCTCTCGGCGTCCCAGCCGGCGATCTTTCGGACAACTCCGACAACGCATCCAGTTCGGTGCTTTCCGTGATTGCAGTGAATCAAGAGAGGGTAATTTGACTTGTCGAGGACGATGCTGAGGATAGCTTTCATTGTGCCCAGAGGAatggcctccttcttggtgcCCTTCATGTTGAAGACTACTTGTCGAATACCTTCACGCTGGACGAATGTCTCGAGATCGTGATCAAGTTCATCTTTCCTGACAAGCGTGCTACAACAGGTTAGCGGCGATGCCAAAAACGCATCATAATGGAGGCACTAACACAATGGTCTTGAGGCCCAGACCCTTGAGGTACTCGAAGTCGTGAGACCTAGGAAAGCTACTTCGGTAAACGCCTGGAATGACAACACCAAAATTGTGAGGTCGGCCATTGAAAGGCGCTGTGTAGTCGGTTGATTGTGATTGATATGCcgatgttgaggaggcttAACTTGGGTTAGAGATAGTTCATTGGGACCAGATTATCTAGTGCAACTTACCACTCGAATtacttgttcttgaagatgtcgatAGGGATGCTTCCATGTTGACGGCGGAAAGGCTTCCAGATCGGCTGACATTTGTGGCATCGCGGCCATTGAAGAGGGCTTCCTCTACTTCTTGCATCGTTTCCTCTCTTGTAGAGCTTCGAGAGCCCTGTCTTGAACGGAATTGCGTGCCGTTGGGTGTTTGTTGGCCTTCTCTGGTATGCGTGGGTTCGTCCACGAAGAGTCGTGAACTGCGTTTCGAAGTCATATTGTCTAGGGTCATACAGTCTTGTTCTGATGCTCTAGGACTAATTCGGATGACTTGGTGATGTCGCTGTGACAATACCGTGATATAGATGGCCGATAGATCAGAAGAAGGaagtaggtaggtaggttgAAGAGTGAGATTATCGTGGGGGAAGGCGAGTTGATGTTTGAAGGCGGGATAGGCTTTTAAAATCGGAAGTTTCAAGTTGCAACGGTAGGTCGAATATGCAACCTATGTAGATGCAAGTGCTCGCGCGTTGCAAGTATCGGCTACAAGATTGTGGAATTCATTTTGGCGACAATGAGCTGAACAAGCAACTTCATTCGAGTCTGGATATGGGGTGGGAGGCACGAGATCAAGTATTCAAGCGTGGGGGGAATCCTTGCTCTAAAGCAGGTCCCAGATAATTTAGCTTGGGTCTTTGACAGGAGCTcggtcaaggagaaggagaaaggtGGTGATGAAAGGAAGAATGGGGCGAGGCGAGAGAGGCCAAAAAAAGATGCtggcttgtcttgcttgcttTGAAAGACAAGGCAAGGCTGCCGTGGATTCtagtcttgtcttgtctcgaACAAGGGTCCACCAACGGATGGATATGCAGTAAAATCCCGACGATGCCAGGGACTGGATCTGACTGGGACTGGGATTACTGTAATCTGCTGGTGGTGCTGCCGGGCGGAGCGGAGAGGACTGCTCTCACTGATGAAAAAGCGAAAAAGGGCGAGGAGTGACCGTAGTCGACCAACACACGACAGTAAGCAAGGATTGTCAGTGGGAAAAatctggtggtggtgatgatggttaAGTAGGAGTGACCTGGTCAAGATGGGGGCGACAGAATAACAACCAAAGGTTGATGGGGGTGTGAGAAAGAGATACTGggacgatgacgatatgTGTGATTGGTTCTCTTGGTGCGGACTATGCCCCAAAGGGAAACTCTATCGGCTGAGCTTAGAGGACCAGGTGTGTCGGGGGTAATTTATGGTGGCCCGCGACCGACACGGAGCAGCGAGTTCAGGGCTCTGGAGCCTCCATCACAAACTACACTCCACTGACACTCACTGAGATGGAAGCGAGAGTGAAAAGTCCGCTCGGAGATACACTGGCTTCACTAGAGTAAATGCTGACTGTACAGTTGTTCCAAGATCCATTGATTAACAATCGACTAGTCGTGACAACTCAACGATCATCCTTTGATCAGAGACATTTTCCCACTTGGAAGACTAGACCAAACCCGGGTCTTGGTTACATCGCAGACGTAGCTGCACGAGTCTCAAAGTGAATATCGCATATCAATCTCCATAGAGCACAGCATGCATTTCTCGCACTCGACACGTTTGCGTTTCAAGGTTGTCAGTCTCCCCGCGTTACCAGAAACTCTATCCAACTCTGTCGTGTCATTTCACATGGCATGCTTCTTTTGTGGCTCTCTCTGTGTGTTTCTCTCGGTTGTTTAATACAAAAGTTTATGCCATTAGCAACCTTTGGCTAGCTACCGTCCACACGAGTTTGGGAGATTTGCCGAAGCGGGCTGGTTTCTCGGCCGTCGGCACGTAGCTTACATCCAAGGTTTACACATCCCACGTCCCCATCACGATGCATTTGCAATAGGTTGATGTCGCATGCTCAAATGAAAAAGCAGAAACCATCGTGAAAATAGGCTGTATGTACACAAGAGGCCTAGAACCTCTGGTCGCGCACCTCGAAGCCCTCGAGCCACATGGTGTCTCCAAGCCACACCCACTCTCTCAACCAATCTCACCCTCTTCTGGTAAAGACGATGACGGAGACGCACGTCCTTTGTGCAAGGTATCCCCCTGGTCGGGGCGCCTCTCCAGACGCGACAGCAACAGCTCAAAATATGATGACAGCATCAATTAACGTTAACCGACTTCATTATTTTATGCGTTATACAGCAATACGCAAAGATATCGCCTCTTTCTTTGTTTGTTTTACCCCAGGATCATCCACGCAGCGGAAGTCCGGAGCAACGAAGATCAACTTAGAGTTTCCTGCCTCAAAATGTAAGGATATTCGTGGGCTACCGCGCAAGGCACATTTTTGCTGTAGATCAATAAAGGGTGTGCTGCTGTTGCTAACGAGTGGATGTCTTCTGACAAAAGCTCATATGGATACCAATAAGCTTGTAGTATCCTGGACCCTTTTTAAACACAGACCGCCGCTCACCTTGGATCTGAACACGCCGGTGCTCGTTTGATGCCAGCTAAAAACTAGGTTGGTGTGTTGATCGCTTGAGCGATGCATCAGCTATTGAGGGGTAACGACAACGCAGCTTTTTTTTTGGCTTGTGATTTACCTGTAACAAAGACGCGCTGTGTTTTGAAACTTTGtgatattataaaaaaagaaactgTGTTGTGCGTGGTTATGGCGTTTAAGGTCTCCAAGTGATGTCAGTCTTTGGAGGTGAGACACGGCGTCGATCTGTCATGCTCGAGGTCAAACCTCCACGTAGCACAAATACGTATACGTATATTCAATATGCATAACTAAGCTACCGCACCTGATATTCAGATCTTCACCTTATGAAACGTCTTGAAACCAGAATCCAGACGTCGCAAAGAGACAAACGTCAAGCTGTAGCTTTTGGGTTTCCCCACGGAGTGCAACCAATGATGCACAGCTTAAGTTAGAGCTGTTTTTGGTAGAACTTGGCCCTCCAATGAGGTACTGAGTTGTTTATTTTGTCCACCTTGCTCAACACTTGTACCGACCCAGCCCTGAACCAATGCCGCCACAGTGATCATCATTGTAGCTTGGCGGATTCGGCACAGTCGGGGGGCCTTGTGCATGTACAAGTCCCTGAAATGATGATCCATTCTGCATCATCGCATCCTTCTTTTTTGCCCTGCATGGCTATGGGCAAATGTGCATGATTTAATAATACAGAGATGTTAATATTGCCTGACGTCTTTTTGCTACAGGCTTTATTGAGTTGCATTTTGCTTGGGCCTCATAAGCTTTGGTGCTTCACACAAATTTTTGAAATATTTTCTAGCTGAGTGAGCTGAACTGAAATGGCCTGGTTGTAAGTGGCGGAAGCATGACGGCCGGACTCGACCGAACCGCCGACCTGGCCGTAATTACGGCTGTATCGGATGTCTCCCGGCGTCGCTCTTAAGATACCGGCGTCAAATAGTTCTTGTTTTTCTGTGTCAGTAACGGAATATCGCAAGATTCTAAACCGATCTTATGCTCCGTGGATATTACCAATTCATATCTCCATCGTCCGCTATTCCCGATCGTCACGGGATTTTCCTTTCCTGCAACGCACCCTTTGAAAGTCTGATCGACGTCATTGCTGCTTACGAGACTGGTTTCGTCTCACTCCAGCCTCAATATCAGCCTCACCTAACAGCCATAGTCATTGCATTCTTCACTTTGTTGCTATATCTGGATGCTTTGAGATTATTCAATGGTATGCTGCCGTAGAATGTGCATCGCCTGCTTACACGCGACATGCCGTTTGCAAATAATCCCCTGCCACCAATCAAGTTCACGGTTGACCTGGGCGTAACTTTAACTCATGGTCCGTGAACAGCTTGAAATGTTTCGCATCGCATCCAAGGTTCAAAGACTGGAAAGTGCTCGTGTGCCCGTATCAATAAACTGACACGGATACGGCATCATCCTAGATCAGAGCAGGCCTCAGTATACCAGGCTCTTCCCTGTCCGAGGAAGTTTAAGTCAAATTCAATGTCTTACACTGCGCGGGATGAAGCTTTTGCAGGAACTTTCTTACGTACATACAGCTCTCGGTGAGAGACACGCATCTCGGTCGTCTATTTTAGGAGCAACCGACCTCAGATCTGTCTCAAACATGTTGGGCGTCAAAACAATAGGACAAGGTCCCACGTGAAGACCTGCGCTTTTTCGACACCGAAGATGCAACGGGCCAAGCACCCGCAATATTGGGATCCTTGTGTTTCCTATTCGGGACACCGAGATCCCACGGTCTCAGCTCGTTCTCAGGGGAGAGCTCTGCCCCAGCTCCGGGTCTAGATCCCCGAGCCAATTAGGAAGATGGAGTTTGTGACAAGCTATTGCATCTAGAATTTTTGATGTCTTGAGAATTTTGTGAGAGGCTCTTCAGCCCTGTCGACGGCAGTGGAACATGCGGGCGCCCGGCCGAGGGCACGGAGCTGTAAGCTTTGAAGAGGGCCAATGGGGTTGGTCGTAGGAAATGAAGAATTCGAGTGAATTGAATCGGACAGCTTTTCTCCTTGATGTTATGTTATTGTCAGTTGATATGTTCAAATTGCTCAATGCTACTGTTCAGGCATTGTCACGCAGCTCCGTGTCTCCTCAATCGAGCATGTACCCAAGACATTGGGTGGACGCAAGTtgaaagaagctcatcacAACTGTTTCACATGCGAAATCACCATCGACACTTCTAACCCGGAAACATGTTTTACCGAAGACCTTCACTCAATCATCCATCGGCAAGTATCTTATGCGCCGCGTATAGTAGACGGCAGTTTCTCGAAGCACACCGAAATTGCCGGCGGCTATAATGAGCATCATGCTATCGAAATGACAGGTTCTATTGAGTTGGCACATATCCCAAGATATCGTCAGATCATCTGCAAAGCTATTGGCAGTTCTCTAACCGATATCTTGGTACATATGCAACCTGTTGTCCGTCGAACCGAGCTTCCGGTCTCGGTCTAATTGCATCACGATCGAGTGAAAGTGTCGTGAGATTGAAGTTGTGGACCTTGATGAGGCTACCCTGAACTGAAGCATCACGTTGatgttctcaagatcaagaacgcAAAACCATTGAATATGTAACATGATCTATCAAGTGACTATTTGCAATTGCCAGACCAAGGCAGTGGCTGATATTTGCATCTCAATTCATGTTTTGGTATCATATCATGTTGACAATCTGCATAGAGTTGACCCTACTGCAACGAGCCCCACGACTTGACATGTTAAGCCGAGCCGTGAAGGGCTCCTGAAGTCTTTATCATCAAAACTGAGCCATTTGTTGTTACGTTACTACTCACCATTGATAACCGATAGCCAATAAGACTTTCATTTCCGTACATATGCCCACATTACAATGACGTTGAGCTCAAGTAGGATGCATCAACCCCGCTGAGGGGTTGATGAGGCATTCATATATTAATACGCATCCTCTGCCATTCTCAACTCTTGTCCTTCAACTTAATTCTTTGACCGTTATCTTGTCTCAATTTAGTAACTTTGTTTCGAACACTACTCACATAACTTTCGGTACGATGTGACAACGCACGACTAAGGAGCAATGGCTCTCTTCGCAATTATTACCATGTATCAAGGTAACGTTTAAAAGAACGCATCCGGGTGTTCAATTGCCTCTATGCTCTGTACCTCCCCTCATCTCACAGCATGTCTCATTCACCTTCAATGGCGATGACTTCACATGGTGATTGAGGACGGGCAGAGCAGGGCAGTTGATCTGAGAAATACCGGCGAACTTGATCTGGATAATACCAGCGAAAGGACATGCTTCTTGACATCCCCCCCCTTGCTCCGGGTGACCGGGAAACTAACCCTAGCAGTACACCACTTGATCTTTCATCATGTCGACTGATAAGATCACTTTCCTCACCAACTGGTACAACTGACTTGCTTTAGAAAACGAACTTGTGTTGACTGTTGTTAGGCACGCTACGCCTTATCATGCGCCGCTGTACCTAGCCCAGGCCAAGGGATACTTTAAGGAGGAGGGAATCAAGgttgctcttcttgagccCAACGATCCTAGTGTAAGTGCTTGTTCTATGATGGATGGCGATCAAGACGCTGATGGCCTCCCAGGATGTCACTGAGATCATTGGTACTGGCAAGGTCGACCTTGGCTTCAAGGCCATGATTCACACTCTGGCTGCCAAGGCTCGAAACTTCCCCGTCCAGTCCATCGGTAGTCTTCTCGACGAGCCATTCACTGGCGTCGTCTACCTCAAGGACTCTGGCATCACCACCGACTTCCGCACCCTCAAGGGCAAGCGCATCGGCTATGTTGGTGAATTTGGTAAGATCCAGATTGACGAGCTTACCTCGCACTACGGCATGACTCCTGATGACTATACTGCCGTGCGCTGTGGTATGAATGTCtccaaggccatcatcaAGGGCGAGATCGATGCCGGTATTGGTCTGGAGAACGTCCAGATGGTTGAGCTCGAGGAGTGGCTCTCTGCCCAGGGCCGTCCCAAGGATGATGTTCAGATGCTTCGCATCGATGAGCTCGCAGagcttggctgctgctgcttctgcaCCATCCTCTACATCGGTAACGAGAAATTCCTCGCCGAGAACCCCGAGAAGGTCCGCTCATTCCTTCGTGCCGTGAAGAAGGCCACCGACTTTGTCCTCGCCGAGCCCGAGAAGGCCTGGGCTGAGTACGTCGACTTCAAGCCCGTCATGGGCACCGCGCTCAACCGCAAGATCTTTGAGCGCAGCTTTGCCTACTTCAGcaaggacctcaagaacGTCAAGCGTGATTGGGAGAAGGTCACCAAGTACGGCAAGCGTCTTGGTGTTCTGGACGAGAGCTTTGAGCCCAACTACACCAACTCGTACCTCGAGTGGACTCTTTCTGGAGAGTCTAGTGACCCTACTGGGGACCAGAAGCGTATTGCTCAGCTTCAGAAGGACGTTGCTGCTTCTGGTGGCTTCCACCGTCTTCAGGCTGAGGTCAAGGCTTAAATGAAGCTCGGGATGATACGAAGGAACATGGTTTGACCTAGTACAGATACATATCTGATACACTCTCTTATGGTCTGGAGGAAGCTACAAGGTCACTCGTTTAGCAGGCTCTGCCACACCAATATCAAGTAAACTTACTCTCGTATTTTTAGTCCATTTACGCGAAGTCTGTTATCCCGTGACGATGCTGGCCTTGGACTGGAATGTTGACTGCCACGTTGATGAACCGTTTCCGGCCAAACGGCTGGGCGGCTGGATTAGCCGTTTCCTAAAATATGCATCTCTGTAAGCGCATTTCTTTCGTGCGGCTGAGATTTCCATGTTGAAACTTCTATCCGGATGTAGAATGAGTGAAGTTTACTACAGCCCTATACGAACTGAGACATGCTGACCGAGCACCCGGAAGCCACTCGATCTTAAAGGCTGACATGATAAGGCCGGTATATTTAAATCTTGAAAGACACAGTGAGAGTTTCTTAGAGAGCTTTCACAGAGAGATTTCTGAGTATATGTATGAAAGgaaggtattataatattgGTGGCGTTGAAGCCTGCTTGGTGTATATGCACGATGCCTATC of Fusarium oxysporum Fo47 chromosome I, complete sequence contains these proteins:
- a CDS encoding tyrosine phosphatase family-domain-containing protein, producing the protein MTSKRSSRLFVDEPTHTREGQQTPNGTQFRSRQGSRSSTREETMQEVEEALFNGRDATNVSRSGSLSAVNMEASLSTSSRTSNSSASSTSAYQSQSTDYTAPFNGRPHNFGVVIPGVYRSSFPRSHDFEYLKGLGLKTIVTLVRKDELDHDLETFVQREGIRQVVFNMKGTKKEAIPLGTMKAILSIVLDKSNYPLLIHCNHGKHRTGCVVGVVRKIAGWDAESVVAEYKSYAEPKARECDVNYLDDFQVSSLGISNPIPNVTKDVYKNRSRFQPRTFFRAVFLTTFVLLLFFMSGSKLSTATRPDHLLL
- a CDS encoding NMT1/THI5 like-domain-containing protein, with product MSTDKITFLTNWHATPYHAPLYLAQAKGYFKEEGIKVALLEPNDPSDVTEIIGTGKVDLGFKAMIHTLAAKARNFPVQSIGSLLDEPFTGVVYLKDSGITTDFRTLKGKRIGYVGEFGKIQIDELTSHYGMTPDDYTAVRCGMNVSKAIIKGEIDAGIGLENVQMVELEEWLSAQGRPKDDVQMLRIDELAELGCCCFCTILYIGNEKFLAENPEKVRSFLRAVKKATDFVLAEPEKAWAEYVDFKPVMGTALNRKIFERSFAYFSKDLKNVKRDWEKVTKYGKRLGVLDESFEPNYTNSYLEWTLSGESSDPTGDQKRIAQLQKDVAASGGFHRLQAEVKA